Proteins from one Mycobacterium adipatum genomic window:
- a CDS encoding acyl-CoA dehydrogenase family protein, which produces MTENTLPSADELRAEVREWLAAHWHGLPKSDDPWASSPERIAWLEQVLDAGYATPTYPTEWYGRAYPNHLANVIDQEFRAVRAPGARQDKYSIPANTVLTFGTEHLKTALLRDFLTERARTCLLYSEPGAGSDLAGIRTTAVREAGAQGGGDDRWIVNGQKVWTSGAQTSDYALLIARTDWDVPKHQGITFFIIDMNQPGIEVRPLVQITGESHFNEVFITDATVPDAYVVGGTGNGWRVLQTALAYERSLMGAAGRSGRNRSAANSLVELAREHGRLDDAAVRASLAEVLALRELNSLNNARTKAEAKQGSSSPVMSLGKLAMSGILHAEARLKTDIIGAQALLAGADNPEADDVNFLTLNAFFTSIGGGTDQIQRNIIGERVLGLPKEPEVDRDIPFRQARRN; this is translated from the coding sequence ATGACCGAGAACACCCTGCCCTCGGCAGACGAACTGCGCGCGGAGGTCCGCGAATGGCTGGCCGCGCACTGGCACGGACTGCCGAAATCCGATGACCCGTGGGCGAGTTCCCCCGAACGCATCGCCTGGCTGGAGCAGGTGCTCGACGCCGGATACGCGACACCGACCTACCCGACCGAATGGTACGGCCGGGCATACCCCAACCACCTCGCCAACGTGATCGACCAGGAGTTCCGCGCCGTGCGCGCGCCCGGCGCCCGCCAGGACAAATACAGCATCCCGGCCAACACCGTGCTGACCTTCGGCACCGAGCACCTCAAGACGGCGCTCCTGCGCGATTTCCTGACCGAGCGCGCCCGGACCTGCCTGCTCTACAGCGAACCGGGCGCCGGGTCGGATCTGGCCGGTATCCGCACCACGGCGGTTCGGGAGGCGGGAGCTCAGGGCGGCGGCGATGACCGATGGATCGTCAACGGCCAGAAGGTCTGGACCTCGGGGGCGCAGACCTCCGACTACGCGCTGCTGATCGCCCGCACCGACTGGGATGTCCCCAAGCACCAGGGCATCACCTTCTTCATCATCGACATGAACCAACCCGGTATCGAGGTGCGACCGCTGGTCCAGATCACCGGGGAGTCGCACTTCAACGAGGTGTTCATCACCGATGCGACGGTGCCCGACGCATACGTCGTCGGCGGGACCGGCAACGGGTGGCGGGTGTTGCAGACCGCGCTGGCCTACGAGCGGTCCCTGATGGGAGCGGCCGGCCGCTCCGGGCGCAACCGGTCGGCCGCCAACAGCCTTGTCGAACTCGCACGCGAGCACGGGCGACTCGACGACGCCGCGGTCCGCGCCTCGCTGGCCGAGGTGCTGGCGCTGCGAGAACTCAACAGCCTGAACAACGCTCGGACGAAGGCCGAGGCCAAGCAGGGCTCCTCCAGCCCCGTCATGTCGCTGGGCAAGCTGGCGATGTCGGGCATCCTGCACGCCGAGGCTCGGCTGAAAACCGACATCATCGGCGCGCAGGCGCTATTGGCCGGCGCCGACAATCCCGAAGCCGATGACGTCAACTTCCTGACCCTCAACGCGTTTTTCACCTCGATCGGCGGCGGCACCGACCAGATCCAGCGCAACATCATCGGGGAACGCGTCCTGGGGCTACCCAAGGAACCCGAGGTCGACCGCGATATCCCGTTCCGCCAAGCCCGGAGGAACTGA
- a CDS encoding CaiB/BaiF CoA-transferase family protein: protein MQHQNDYDPPLSGVRVLDLTTGPMTAVGRLLADLGAHISPVALQGVNASDDPVPLDTAINRHGMSTVTAHDPGHWAGMLAGADILIEETAPDSAAEAALDVRGIRTANPALVILSVSDFGRDTRFRNWQATTPVLHALTSQLSRSGIPGREPLVPPGRNLPYQVAAAQAAVFAVSVLLDRLRTGEGDLIDFSVLEGAMQTLDPPYGTAGTASAGVALSAQKRNWAAEQLRYPIIACRDGHVRICLLSKRQWQGMFEWLGRPAEFADPKYDSLRERLTSVELLGAIGRFCADKTRAELEEQGQRHRVPTAAVLSLAEALRSEHVTERGLFRNVELRDVELRDVELRDAELGTGATVPVPVGVVEIDGHRASTLTCPATPAARPVRASILGARTRRDEGLPLEGLRVLDLGVIVVGSDTGRLFGDLGADVVKIENSAFPDGLRGNLASISHTYAAGHRNKRSIGIDLRIAEGQALAHRLVESADVVLTNFKPGVAAALGMDHATLRRINPGIVVVDSSAFGPTGPWADRLGYGPLVRAAAGFTDRWAYPVSRDAFCDAVTVYPDHVAARIGALAALALLLRRERTGTGGAASVAQSEVMISHLAAEIAADVLDLPEHRHEHPWGLFPAKGDDAWVAVTVRDDADDRALRTVIGDRPLAQWTADHSAGGAMDLLQSAGVPAGAVLHAADVPHWAYYIERRAFREELHPHGREPYILENVQIRSERIADPPLGQAPLLGEQTRELAAELLGLGAAEIDELVAAGVLETVAQVAAQPR, encoded by the coding sequence ATGCAGCACCAGAACGACTACGACCCGCCCCTGTCGGGCGTCCGGGTCCTCGACCTGACCACCGGCCCGATGACGGCCGTCGGGCGGCTGCTGGCCGATCTCGGTGCCCACATCAGCCCCGTTGCGCTGCAGGGTGTCAACGCCTCCGATGATCCCGTCCCGCTCGACACCGCCATCAACCGGCACGGTATGTCCACGGTGACGGCGCACGATCCCGGACACTGGGCGGGCATGCTGGCGGGTGCGGACATCCTCATCGAGGAGACCGCGCCCGACTCCGCGGCCGAAGCCGCACTCGACGTCCGCGGTATCCGGACGGCCAACCCGGCACTGGTGATCCTGTCCGTCAGCGATTTCGGCCGCGACACCCGATTCCGGAACTGGCAGGCCACCACACCGGTGCTGCACGCCCTGACCAGTCAACTGTCCCGGTCCGGCATCCCCGGTCGCGAACCTCTGGTGCCACCCGGGCGAAACCTGCCCTACCAGGTCGCCGCCGCGCAGGCCGCGGTGTTCGCTGTCAGTGTGCTGCTGGACCGATTGCGTACCGGCGAAGGCGATCTCATCGACTTCTCGGTGCTCGAGGGCGCCATGCAGACTCTCGATCCGCCGTACGGCACGGCCGGCACCGCCTCGGCGGGCGTGGCGCTCAGCGCGCAGAAACGCAACTGGGCTGCCGAGCAGTTGCGGTACCCGATCATCGCCTGCCGAGACGGCCACGTGCGGATCTGCCTGCTGTCCAAACGACAGTGGCAGGGCATGTTCGAATGGCTGGGCCGCCCAGCCGAATTCGCCGACCCGAAATACGACAGTCTCCGTGAGCGGCTCACCTCCGTCGAGTTGCTCGGCGCGATAGGGCGATTCTGCGCCGACAAGACCCGCGCCGAACTTGAGGAGCAGGGGCAACGCCACCGGGTACCGACCGCGGCGGTGCTGTCGCTCGCCGAAGCGCTGCGCAGCGAACACGTCACCGAACGCGGGCTGTTCCGCAATGTCGAACTCCGAGATGTCGAACTCCGAGATGTCGAACTTCGAGATGCCGAACTCGGCACCGGGGCGACGGTCCCGGTCCCGGTCGGCGTCGTGGAGATCGACGGCCACCGCGCCAGCACACTCACCTGCCCCGCCACTCCGGCCGCACGCCCGGTACGCGCCAGCATTCTCGGCGCGCGCACGCGCCGCGACGAAGGGCTCCCGCTGGAGGGCCTGCGCGTGCTCGACCTCGGGGTCATCGTGGTGGGCAGCGACACCGGCCGGCTGTTCGGTGACCTCGGCGCCGATGTCGTCAAGATCGAGAACTCGGCGTTCCCGGACGGCTTGCGCGGCAACCTGGCGTCGATATCGCACACCTACGCCGCCGGCCACCGCAACAAACGATCCATCGGCATCGACCTGCGGATCGCCGAGGGCCAGGCGCTGGCGCACCGCCTCGTCGAATCCGCCGATGTGGTCCTCACCAACTTCAAACCCGGTGTCGCCGCCGCCCTCGGCATGGACCACGCCACCCTTCGCCGCATCAACCCCGGCATCGTCGTCGTCGACAGTTCGGCCTTCGGCCCGACCGGGCCGTGGGCGGACCGGCTCGGCTACGGACCCTTGGTGCGGGCCGCCGCAGGGTTCACCGACCGGTGGGCCTACCCGGTCAGCCGTGATGCCTTCTGCGACGCCGTGACCGTCTACCCCGATCACGTCGCCGCCCGGATCGGGGCGCTCGCCGCCCTGGCCCTGCTGCTGCGCCGGGAGCGCACCGGCACCGGCGGCGCGGCCAGCGTCGCCCAGTCCGAGGTGATGATCAGCCACCTGGCCGCCGAGATCGCCGCCGATGTGCTCGACCTGCCCGAGCACCGCCACGAACACCCCTGGGGCCTGTTCCCGGCCAAGGGCGACGACGCGTGGGTCGCGGTGACCGTCCGCGACGACGCCGACGACCGCGCGCTGCGCACCGTCATCGGGGACCGGCCGCTGGCACAGTGGACCGCCGATCACAGCGCAGGTGGGGCCATGGACCTGCTGCAGTCGGCGGGGGTCCCCGCGGGTGCGGTACTGCACGCCGCCGACGTCCCGCACTGGGCCTACTACATCGAACGCCGCGCCTTCCGGGAAGAACTGCACCCGCACGGCCGGGAGCCCTACATCTTGGAGAACGTCCAGATCCGCTCCGAGCGCATCGCCGATCCCCCACTCGGGCAGGCGCCGCTGCTCGGGGAGCAGACCCGCGAGCTGGCCGCCGAGCTGCTGGGATTGGGCGCGGCCGAGATCGACGAGCTGGTCGCCGCCGGGGTGCTGGAGACCGTGGCGCAGGTGGCCGCGCAACCACGCTGA
- a CDS encoding LysR family transcriptional regulator — MHVDFTRLRYFVAVAEELHFKRAADRLMITPPPLSKQIKLLENELGGRLFDRDYHNVGLTPLGETLLGPARDILDRVDDLKAMAARMTHGATVIRIGATAYAPSDFLAQLETTVAALTVPTAFSVPGSAAEVTAKLVSGHLDLGLIHLPSSDRRLRHRVVASYPGAIAVRFDDPLAASDSVSIEALRERDVVIDFARPNPVVLAGLTRGLQARGVQRIVRTTNQLGGELEMATQVFNRHLVALVTYAPASAIGRIFSPPEFKLIPIDESTWPPVKIALSWAPDRLGDPAHLEALVDEIAAAIGKSDARR, encoded by the coding sequence ATGCACGTGGACTTCACCAGGCTCCGTTACTTCGTGGCGGTCGCCGAAGAGCTGCACTTCAAACGGGCCGCCGACCGGCTGATGATCACCCCGCCGCCGCTGAGCAAGCAGATCAAACTGTTGGAGAACGAGCTCGGCGGCCGACTGTTCGACCGCGACTACCACAACGTCGGACTCACCCCGCTCGGCGAAACATTGTTGGGCCCGGCCCGCGACATCCTCGACCGGGTCGATGACCTCAAGGCGATGGCAGCACGGATGACCCACGGCGCCACAGTCATCCGCATCGGCGCCACCGCCTATGCGCCGTCGGACTTTCTGGCACAACTGGAGACGACGGTGGCGGCACTGACGGTGCCCACCGCATTCAGTGTTCCCGGCTCGGCGGCCGAGGTCACCGCCAAACTGGTGTCCGGTCACCTCGATCTCGGCCTGATCCATCTGCCGTCCTCGGACCGGCGGTTACGCCACCGGGTGGTGGCCAGTTATCCCGGCGCGATCGCCGTCCGCTTCGACGATCCGCTGGCCGCCAGCGACAGCGTGTCCATCGAGGCGCTGCGCGAGCGCGACGTGGTGATCGATTTCGCACGGCCCAACCCGGTGGTGCTCGCCGGGCTGACCCGTGGGCTGCAGGCCCGCGGGGTGCAGCGGATCGTGCGAACCACCAACCAACTCGGCGGTGAACTGGAGATGGCAACCCAGGTCTTCAACCGCCACCTGGTGGCTCTGGTGACCTACGCGCCGGCGTCGGCGATCGGCAGGATCTTCTCGCCGCCGGAATTCAAACTGATACCGATCGACGAAAGCACCTGGCCTCCAGTGAAAATCGCGCTTTCCTGGGCACCGGACCGGCTGGGCGATCCGGCACACCTCGAGGCCCTGGTGGACGAAATCGCCGCTGCGATAGGGAAATCCGATGCCCGACGCTGA
- a CDS encoding YchJ family protein has product MPDADSENCPCGSGRTYRECCRTLHDGTLAVTAEALMRSRFSAFARGRADYLLRSWHPDTAPARLDLDDEIIWRRLQIVDTEAGGVADDTGIVEFRAQYQHHGKRHILHERSRFCRIQDGSWRYVDGDFIDGP; this is encoded by the coding sequence ATGCCCGACGCTGACTCGGAGAACTGCCCGTGCGGATCCGGACGAACCTACCGCGAGTGCTGCCGAACATTGCACGACGGGACGCTCGCGGTGACCGCCGAAGCTCTGATGCGGTCGCGGTTCAGCGCCTTCGCGCGCGGCCGCGCCGACTACCTGCTGCGCAGCTGGCATCCCGACACCGCGCCCGCACGGCTGGATCTCGACGACGAGATCATCTGGCGGCGCCTACAGATCGTGGACACCGAGGCCGGCGGCGTCGCCGACGACACCGGCATCGTGGAATTCCGCGCCCAGTACCAGCACCACGGGAAGCGCCACATCCTGCACGAACGCAGCCGTTTCTGCCGCATCCAGGACGGCTCCTGGCGATATGTGGACGGGGATTTCATCGACGGTCCGTAG
- a CDS encoding M15 family metallopeptidase, which produces MRVQLIVATAACAAAAVLMAPVSQADPAGETTPGSAPLTAFDVADPAIGGLDPTLLAAVQNATSAAAADGVTVTVTSGWRSPEFQQQLLDEAIVTYGSYQAARRYVQTPEQSRHVVGAAVDIGGPGADQWMIANGPRFGLCQIYANETWHFELSTDLFGACPALLPDAAGAH; this is translated from the coding sequence ATGCGTGTCCAGCTGATCGTGGCGACAGCGGCCTGCGCGGCCGCCGCCGTGCTGATGGCACCGGTGTCCCAGGCCGACCCGGCCGGTGAGACCACGCCGGGCAGCGCACCGTTGACCGCGTTCGACGTGGCCGATCCGGCCATCGGCGGGCTGGACCCCACCCTGCTGGCCGCGGTGCAGAACGCCACCTCGGCGGCCGCCGCCGACGGGGTCACCGTCACCGTGACCTCGGGGTGGCGTTCACCGGAGTTCCAGCAACAGTTGCTCGACGAGGCCATCGTGACCTACGGCAGCTACCAAGCGGCCCGCCGCTACGTGCAGACCCCCGAACAATCCCGCCATGTGGTGGGCGCGGCCGTCGACATCGGCGGTCCCGGCGCGGACCAGTGGATGATCGCCAACGGACCCCGGTTCGGGCTGTGCCAGATCTACGCCAACGAGACATGGCATTTCGAGTTGAGTACCGATCTGTTCGGGGCCTGCCCGGCGCTGCTTCCCGACGCCGCCGGCGCCCACTGA
- a CDS encoding diacylglycerol/lipid kinase family protein yields the protein MRAVLIVNPNATSTTPAGRDLLAHALESRVELSVIHTDHRGHAIEIGHQATRDGIDVLIVHGGDGTVNEVVNGVLQEPCEHAPAVGVVPGGSANVFARSLGISPDPIEATNQLVDLLGDHRRGVPWRRIGLMNCGERWGVFTAGMGVDGDVVAAVEAQRAKGRTVTASRYIRVAIREMLASARREPLLTVELPGREPVSGVHFAFVSNSSPWTYANARPVWTNPTTTFETGLGVFAITNMNVWRNLGLVRRMLSSKPDIKAPHLIREDDLAWLRVTSDTPVACQIDGDYIGLRDAMTFTSVPDALCVVAPTVESS from the coding sequence GTGCGCGCCGTGCTGATCGTCAACCCCAACGCCACCTCGACGACCCCGGCCGGGCGTGATCTGTTGGCCCATGCGCTGGAGAGCCGCGTCGAGCTGAGCGTGATCCACACCGACCACCGGGGCCATGCCATCGAGATCGGCCATCAGGCCACCCGCGACGGGATCGACGTGCTGATCGTGCACGGCGGTGACGGCACGGTCAACGAGGTGGTCAACGGCGTGCTGCAGGAGCCCTGCGAACATGCCCCCGCCGTCGGCGTGGTGCCGGGCGGCTCGGCCAACGTCTTCGCCCGGTCCCTGGGGATCAGCCCGGACCCCATCGAGGCGACCAATCAGCTCGTCGACCTGCTCGGCGATCACCGCCGCGGTGTGCCGTGGCGGCGCATCGGCCTGATGAACTGCGGCGAGCGCTGGGGCGTTTTCACCGCGGGCATGGGCGTCGACGGTGACGTGGTGGCCGCCGTGGAGGCTCAGCGCGCCAAGGGCCGCACCGTGACCGCGTCCCGCTATATCCGGGTGGCGATCCGCGAAATGCTGGCCAGCGCGCGCAGAGAGCCCCTGCTGACCGTCGAGTTGCCGGGCCGCGAGCCGGTCTCCGGTGTGCATTTCGCGTTCGTGTCGAACTCCAGCCCGTGGACGTACGCGAATGCCCGGCCGGTCTGGACGAACCCGACCACGACATTCGAAACCGGGCTCGGGGTGTTCGCCATCACGAACATGAACGTGTGGCGCAATCTCGGCCTGGTACGCCGAATGCTGTCGTCCAAACCGGATATCAAGGCGCCGCATTTGATCCGCGAAGACGACCTGGCGTGGCTGCGGGTGACCAGTGACACACCGGTGGCGTGCCAGATCGACGGGGATTACATCGGATTGCGTGACGCGATGACTTTCACGTCGGTCCCCGACGCGCTGTGCGTGGTTGCGCCGACCGTTGAATCGTCCTGA
- the whiB1 gene encoding transcriptional regulator WhiB1, with the protein MDWRHKAVCRDEDPELFFPVGNSGPALAQIADAKLVCNRCPVTTECLSWALESGQDAGVWGGMSEDERRALKRRNARTKARTSV; encoded by the coding sequence ATGGATTGGCGTCATAAGGCGGTCTGTCGCGACGAGGATCCGGAACTGTTCTTCCCGGTGGGAAACAGCGGCCCGGCGCTCGCCCAGATCGCTGACGCGAAGCTCGTCTGCAACCGTTGCCCGGTAACCACCGAGTGCCTGAGCTGGGCACTCGAGTCCGGCCAGGACGCCGGGGTGTGGGGCGGCATGAGCGAAGACGAGCGTCGCGCACTCAAGCGTCGCAACGCACGGACCAAGGCGCGCACCAGCGTCTAG